The window AACTCCGCTGACTCGCTCCCGGCGGGCGTCGCGGCCGTCGGGGGGACTCAACACCGCGACTGGCTTGACCGGATCCGCTCCCAGGGGAGCCGGCCAGGTGAGATGCAAAACCGGGAGTACGCTCGTAGATGTCTTGCGGGACGCTGCTTCGGACGCGAGTTCGATTCTCGCCGCCTCCACCAGCCGGCCGGAGCGCCGGTCGCTTTTCCGCAATTAGCTCGCCGGAAAGGAGAAGCTGTCCAGCACCAACTTGAACGCGGCGTCGTTGCCGTTGGGAGCTTCCTCGATCTCGTAGGTATTTGCCTGGTGGTCGAAGACGATGATCACCGCGCCACTGGCCGGGCCGGAGGTGGTGACCACGATCTTGTCGGCGGAGACGCCGGCGATCGTGGTCTGGCTCAGCTGGTTGCCCTGGGCGAGACTGGTCTCCACCTGACCCTTCGGTCCACCGACAACGCGGACCTCGATCGGAGGCATGAAGGAACCTGACGCCGGCACGTGGGACGGCACCGCGGCCGGCGGCCCGAATGCCACCACGCTGACCGCACCGCCAGCCCCGGGCTCGGCCGTGTAGTCGCGGGAGATCCATCCGCTCGGGAAGCAGAGGTGGTAGGCAAGCGTGGTGTGCTGGTAGGCCTCGCCGCTCTTGCAGCCAACCGAAGACGGCGCGGTCGCTTGCAGGGGAGGAGGTGAACTCGCTTCGCCGCTGCATCCCGAGACGACGATCGCTGCAAGCAGGCTGAACAGTACCCCCCGGAAGTGGGCGCTGGCCACCGGGGAAGCGTACAGGAACGGCTGGGGCCGAGAACGCCGCGTTTAGCGGAAGATCGCGCTGGCCAGCCACCAGCAGGCGGCCACACCGACGACCGCGGGCATGATGCCACCCAGCCGGGTCAGGAGGGCGACGACCTGGGCGGGAATCACCCAGAAGACCGAGATGGGATCGGCCTTGGCAACACCGACCCGCGCCTGTTCCGCCACCGGACCAGCCTCTTCATAGGAGGGCAGCATGTGGGCCGCGAACGACAGTCCGAGCCAAAGCTGCACCCAGGTGACCCACGTCATCGGCAAATGAAGGACTGCCCGGGGGGTGAGCGCGGGAGCGAGGCAGAGCACGGAGAGGATGGCGAGCACCAGGGTCGGCACATAGGTGATCGCGATCGCCGTGCCCAGTTGCGGTGGCGCCTCATACACGGTGTACCCCGCAGGATCGTCGACGCGAAAGTACACGACCTCGTCGATCGCCAGGCCAGCGCGGTGGGCAATGGTGAACTGGATGGAGGTTCGCATCACGACTGCCGGGAAGCCGAACAAGTGGATGGTGCGGGCGACCAGCAGCGGGAAGGCGCGGATCAGGCTGATGCGGGCCGTCGCTTTGGCGAGCTGGAGGGTATACGGTGTCCCGCGCTTTACCGCCACCCGAGCCACCGTGCTGCTCCGCGTCACGGCGGCTTTCGCGGCCGTCCCGAGCTGCTCGGCCCCGGTGCGAATGACTGGTGCGGCCTGGGCGCGCCAGCGGGCCCAGGGTAAGGCGCGCACGCGCGTGAGGATCTGCTCAAAGAGCGACGGCGGAAGCTCGCCAGCGGGCGGCCCCGCCGATGGCGGTGGCGTGGGGACTTTCGCCGGTGATGGTGTCAGGTCCAGCGGCAGGTCTTCTTGAATCGGGTCGAGGGCGCCGCTCATTTCGGGGTCACTGGCTTCGCGGTGGCCTGCTTGATCCTGCTGAGCAGTACCTGCTGGTCCGCATTGGTATCGAGCGTAATCGCGGGATCGTAGCTGCGAGCTGTGTACCAGGCGGAGAGCCCGGCCTTGGTGTCCTTGTCGAGCATGTAGCAGTAGGCTTCGTACGCCCAGGCCTTGGGCGACGTCGGTGCGGCTTCAACCGCCATTTCCATCTCGCTGGCGCAGCCCGAATAATCCAGGGTCACCAGCCGCGCCTTGCCGTCCTGGTAATGGCGCAGCCCGTTCCAGGCGCCGGGCAGGCCGGCCGCGGCCAGGAAGGTGAGCGCCAGGGTGACGCCGACCACGCACAACACCCAGCCCGGCATGTCGGGCAGGCCGCCGCGCGCTTTGCGGAGCGGCTGTAGCGCCGCTTCGTAGCGAAGCAGGCGGTCGGCGATCTCGGCATCGGCGACTTCAGGCAATGAGGGCTTGCGCAGCCGTTTCGCGTCGCGCAGGAGCATGACGGCGCCGGTGATGTCCCCCGCCGCGTAACGCAGGTCGGCCTTGAAGACCAGGGCATCGCGCGCCGCCGGATCACCGCGCAACGCCCGATCGAGGTAGTCCTCCGCCATCGCGGTCTCGCGCTTCCAGTAGGCGATCATCCCCAGACCGAGTAGGGCGGCGGCATTCTTCGGCTCGCGTCCGAGCACCGCCTCATACTCCGTGGCGGCACCGGCGAAGTCAGACGTCCGGATCCGGGCCAGGCCGAGCAGGGTGTGGGCGTCGGTGAAATCCGGATGGACCTCGATGATCTTCGAGAGCAGGGTCACCGCCGGCTGCGGGTCCTGCGCGCCGACGAAGGCGTAGGCGAGGTAATAGGCGGCGTAGGCGTCATCGGGACGCTTGCGCACTTCGGCAGCCAGTAGCGGCAGCGCGCCTTCGAAGTCATGCCGGCGGATGAGCGCCAGGCCATCGTTGATGGACATGTCCGGGCCTGCGCGAGTAACGACGTACCTGGCGCGAACTTACGCGGCTTTGTCGAGCCAGCGCTCCGCGATGAACGCGAGGAAGGCCCGGTCGAAGTCCAGACCGTTGAGTTTTGCGGTGGCCGGCCAGGTGCTGCGAACCTCATTTTGGAGCCGGCGATATTCCTCGAGGTCCAAGCCCTGGGCGAATTCCCAGGCTCGGGCGGCCAGTTCGGCATTGAGCGGTTTCATCATGGCTCTCCTACCCGTATACAACGTGTGGAGTGGGCAAATAGATTCACCTGCACGTTGTGTCACGCAACGTGCAATCCGCAAGAGGGGGAACCCGATCGCGTCAATCGGGTCATGAGATTCCTCGGCACGCGAACGGCCCTCATCGGCATCGGCGCGGCCGCGGTGATCGCCGTCCCGACCGCGATGGTGCTGGGGCACACGCCGGCCAAATCCACGAGCGCGACCTCCCCGTCGGCGACCGGCTCCGGCCGGGCCGGCGACGACCATGCCGCCGATAGTGCCAGCCCGGTCGCCCAGGCGACGCCCACGCCCACA of the Candidatus Dormiibacterota bacterium genome contains:
- a CDS encoding tetratricopeptide repeat protein, yielding MSINDGLALIRRHDFEGALPLLAAEVRKRPDDAYAAYYLAYAFVGAQDPQPAVTLLSKIIEVHPDFTDAHTLLGLARIRTSDFAGAATEYEAVLGREPKNAAALLGLGMIAYWKRETAMAEDYLDRALRGDPAARDALVFKADLRYAAGDITGAVMLLRDAKRLRKPSLPEVADAEIADRLLRYEAALQPLRKARGGLPDMPGWVLCVVGVTLALTFLAAAGLPGAWNGLRHYQDGKARLVTLDYSGCASEMEMAVEAAPTSPKAWAYEAYCYMLDKDTKAGLSAWYTARSYDPAITLDTNADQQVLLSRIKQATAKPVTPK